One region of Desulfuromonas sp. genomic DNA includes:
- a CDS encoding protoheme IX farnesyltransferase — protein MLGRLTRSHLSILVAFSALAGYLFHPAGPDWRGAILLSLGVWSLAAGASALNQAQEKEVDARMVRTRTRPLVTGQLTVSSGIVIAALFLGIGLALLAATGEVQVLLLGLFALTWYNLVYTPLKKVTPFAVLPGALCGALPLLMGWVLSGGGIFDSPILMLCAIVVLWQVPHFWLLALAYPEDARRSGLPNLFTRIRPGRLRYLSLVWIVALLAGVGFANLSGLIRADLSRIAVAIAMLLLGGALVRYHRREPEPADSGRLFVQLNLFMTLLFVAVAVDRFAAKGDVFVSFISALG, from the coding sequence ATGCTCGGACGCCTGACCCGCTCACATCTTTCGATCCTGGTTGCTTTCTCGGCCCTCGCCGGCTACCTGTTTCATCCGGCCGGTCCTGATTGGCGCGGCGCCATCCTGCTCAGTCTTGGCGTCTGGTCGCTTGCGGCCGGCGCCTCGGCTCTGAATCAGGCCCAGGAAAAAGAGGTCGATGCACGGATGGTGCGGACCCGTACCCGGCCATTGGTTACCGGCCAACTCACGGTTTCAAGCGGGATCGTTATTGCTGCGCTGTTTCTCGGAATCGGTCTTGCCCTGTTGGCTGCTACCGGAGAGGTGCAGGTTTTACTCCTCGGCCTGTTCGCCCTGACCTGGTACAACCTTGTCTATACCCCACTCAAAAAAGTGACCCCTTTCGCTGTTCTTCCCGGCGCTCTCTGCGGCGCCCTGCCGCTCCTGATGGGATGGGTTCTCTCGGGGGGAGGGATATTCGACTCCCCGATCCTGATGCTTTGCGCCATCGTCGTTCTCTGGCAGGTTCCGCATTTCTGGCTGCTGGCGCTGGCGTATCCGGAAGATGCCCGACGCAGCGGCCTGCCGAACCTGTTCACCCGGATCCGGCCCGGGCGCTTGCGCTACCTCAGCCTGGTCTGGATCGTTGCCCTGCTGGCCGGCGTCGGTTTTGCCAATCTCTCCGGGTTAATCAGGGCCGACCTGAGCCGGATCGCTGTAGCAATTGCGATGCTGCTACTCGGTGGTGCGCTCGTACGTTATCACCGAAGAGAACCAGAGCCGGCTGACAGCGGTCGCCTTTTTGTTCAACTTAATCTTTTTATGACCCTTCTTTTCGTGGCCGTTG